Below is a window of Desmonostoc muscorum LEGE 12446 DNA.
CCAAGGTGCAGGGCCAACCTTGCCTACAGCCTTAGTAGCCAAGATAAAATGTTCGCGTTTGCCTTTCAGCCAGCGCCCAACGATTTCTTCGGTGCTACCAGCAGTAGCAAGCCCGCCACCAAGAGGATAAACATCGGCTGTATCTAGAAAGTTGATACCAGCATCGGCGGCGGTGTCGAGGATCTGCCTGGAAGTTTCTTCGTCCGTCTGCAATCCGAAGGTCATGGTGCCCAGAGAGAGGCGCGAAACGGTCAATCCGGTTTTCCCGAGCTTAGTGGTTGGTATGGTCATGGAGATATTCGTTGTTGTTGATTGAAAAAAAGCAGAATTCAGAAACTAGGTTTCTTCGGTAAAGATTGTCAACATAATTCGTAATTGATAATGACGCTCCTTCTCCCAAGGGGAGACCCTACGCGAACGTCGCTACCGCAACGCTTACGTAATTCGTAGTTACAATCAGTGTGGGCTGCTGAACCCACCACTGATATCATGTCCGGTTAAAAACTTATCATTAAGACGGCAGGGGAGCAGGGGGCAGGGGGCAGGGAGAAAGAGGGTTTCCTGGTTTTTGCACAGATGCGGGAATTATAACTAATTAGGCGGACATGATATGAATTGTTAGTCCTTCTTCGCATTCTCTTCTCTGCACCTCTGCGCCTCTGCGTGAGACAAATATTTATGCAAGAGGTCTAATGTATCAGACGACTAGGGCAGCGTTGCGACGGTTTTGTGAAATCAGCCACTTTTGCAACTTCGAGTCGCCGTATACCTCATCTGCAATAAAGTGATCGCCTTCAGGGAATACGGTAAAATCTACTATTCCTCCCAGTCCACGCAAGGTATCGACAATCTGCTGTGTATCTTCAATGGGCAGTTTTTCATCCTTGGCACCTTGGAATATTTGAATGGGAATTTCCTTGAGTGCAGCAATTTGACTGGCTTCTAAGGTTTTGGGGACACGTCCAGATACTGCTACCAGACCAGCAAAGCGATCGGGGTGGGAAGCGCCGATATGCCATGTTCCAGCTGTACCTAAACTGAACCCAGATAAGATGACACGGGACGGGTCGATGGGCTGGGAGGCAATCAGTTCATCAAGCAAAGCAATGACATCTGATTCTCGATCTACCCAAGTCTGTTCTTCAGGAAGTTGGGGGGCTGCAAAGAAGTAAGGTAAGGGACTTGATTCATTCACAAAACGAGGTAGACCCCATTTCAGCAGTACATTCAGATCCGTCCCGCGATCGCGCGCTCCGTGCAGAAATAACACGAGGGGTGCGGGTTTGTTGGTATCTTCAGATACAGACGAGAAAAGATAAGGCAATAAACCGGAGCGTTGTTCAACAGACATTATTGTGACTCCTAAAGTTTAGGGATTGAGGACTGGGGATTGGGGACTGGGGACTGGGGACTGGGGACTGGGGACTGGGGATTGGGGACTGGGGACTGGGGATTGGGGACTGGGGACTGGGGACTGGGGATTGGGGACTGGGGACTGGGGAGTGGGGACTGGGGAGTGGGGACTGGGTATTCTTAATTCCCAATCCCTAATCCTTAATCACCAGTCCCCAGTTTTTTACGCCAGTGCTAAGTTCTTATCTAGTTGTTGGGATTCGATGTTACCTACTTTGGATTCAATCGCTGTCCCCTTGAAGAAGTCGGGGTTGGCTTCGGTGTAGAACTTGTACGGATTAGCGAATACATAAGACTTGAAGTCGGCTTCGGAAATCACGCCTTCTTTTACGAGATCCCAGCTTTCAGCCAAGGGGGAGGTGAGATCGGGCACATCCCAGTGACCAACATCTGAGGAGTAGATGGCGTTGATTTTGACATTCAAGGGATTGGCTTTGTCGTTGAATGCTGCGGCGATGGTGCGATCGTCGGACTCGGAACCAAAGAAGAAACTGTTCACCCAGCGATCGCGGATGTCTTCAATTGTTTCAATCCCTGCTGCACCAAAATCGTTGAGTTCGCTGGCAACTGGCTGGCGGCTATGACGACTGAATGAAGAACCGAGTACAGTCTTGGTCAATTCTTCTTTGCTCAGCTCATATCCTTCAGTAATTTCGCCACCGAAACGCTCAAACAACTCGAACAATTCATCAGAATTTGTAAATTCTGGGTTGTAGTTTTCCAGTCCCTTGGGATTGCGCTTGGAGAAGCGATCAACTAAATGAATGTAGACGTGGGCACCCCAGTCTGCACCCCCTTCTAGCATACCGACGCGCAACTGTGGGAATCGTTTGGTGACACCGCCAAAGAATAACGCTTTGGCAAATGCTTGGGAGCCATCGGCAAAGTGACCGATGTGGTTATTCATGTAGTTACTGATGGAGGAGCGTCCAGTCCAGCCCTGACTGCCGTAGTGGGTAGTGATAGGTACACCAAGTTCGACGGCCTTAGCCCAGAATGGATCGTAGTCGTATTCGCTATCCAATCCGTAAAAGTCAATATAGGAAGCATACTTGGCGATTTCCGGGAATTGATCGGCTGGATATTTTTCAGCGATCGCCTTAATTGGTCGTTTGACACCGCCAGGAATATTTGCCACCTTCAGACCTAGTGTTTTCACTGCAAATTCTAGCTCCTCAATGGCTTCTTGAGGATTACTCATGGGGATACCAGCTACCGGTGTCAGGCGATCGCTATATTTACGGTAGATATCAGCATGATAGTGATTCACCGCCCGTTGCAGTGCTTGACGGTTCTCTGGACTTGCGCCAGCCGGTGCTAGGACATTGTTGGGAAACAACACCGAATAATCTGACCCCTGTTCCGCCTGACGTTCATAGAGCAATGCCGGGAGAGTGTAAGTAGCAAGATCCAACGTATTGCGGGTGACTCTTGCCCACCAAGGCGATCGAATTGTGCGGTTGCGTTGACGTTCTTGGGGAGTTTGTTGATACCAATCTTTACCATTGCTCTTGGAGTTCAGACGGGAAGCTTCCGCCTTGCGTAATTCATCCACGAGTTTTGCACCGCCATAATTAGCAATGTAATCCTCAAAAGCTGGCGTGAAATCATTGGTATGAACGTCAGTATCAATTACCGGATAATCAAGGGTTGCTCTGATTGCAGCGGAGTGTGAAGTCTTTAATCGGCTATATTCAGTCATGTTTTTTTCCTTTAAAAAATCACAGGTTTTTCTAAGCATCTGATGTTGCTGGTTAGTTTTTATCCAGCATCTTTTGTGCCAAGTTTTTGGCTACGATTTTCGAGCTACTGTAAAGCGTCCGGCGTACCTCAAATAGGTGGCGATCTACAGACATTGCGCTTTAAAAGATGTGGCTTAAGCATCTATGAAAAATTCCTTTACGCTAACACCAATCTCTCATCCACTTGTTTGACGGCAAAACCATTGCTTGGCCGACTCAATCCCAGGTTTTCGCGTAAGGTATTGCCCTCGTATTCGGTACGAAACAGTCTGCGTTTCTGCAATACGGGAATGACCAGGTTAACGAAGTCATCTAACCCTGTGGGCAGGATTGGCGGCATGATATTAAAACCATCTGCTGCATCGTTGTTGAACCATTCTTCTAACTGATCGGCAATACTTTCGGGACTACCAATAATGGTGCGATGACCTCGCGCAGTAGCCACAGAGAGATATAACTGACGCAGCGTTAGGTTGCCGCGATTTACGAGATCTGTCAGCAACTTGAGGCGGCTCTTACCACCGTTGGTATCGCTGGGCAACGGCGGTGCTAGATCATCGAGTGAATAACCGGATAAATCGATGCCCTTATAACGGGTTTTGAGTAAGCCCCATGCTACTGAGGGGTGGATTAGCGATTGCAGGAATTCGTATTTTTCTTGGGCTTCTTCTTCAGTCCGGCCAATCACGGGAAAGACACCCGGCATAATTTTCAGATCGTCAGGTTGGCGGCCATATTTAGCCAACCGACCTTTCACATCAGCATAAAATTCCTGCGCGTCTTCTAGTGTCTGATTGGCTGTAAAGATAACTTCAGCAGTCTGTGCTGCTAGTTCTCGTCCGACTTCCGAAGCACCGGCTTGCACAATCACCGGATAACCTTGAGGCGGACGACCAACGTTCAAAGGGCCTTTTACAGAAAAATGTTTGCCTTTGTGGTTGAGTGTATGCAGTTTATTTGGATCGAAATAGATACCAGATTCTTTGTCACGGATGAAGGCGTCGTCTTCCCAGCTATCCCACAGACCTTTCACCACCTCCACAAACTCTTCAGCACGTTCATAACGCTGGCTGTGTTCGAGGTGCTGATCGCGTCCGAAATTACCTGCGGCGTTCTCATTGCCTGTGGTGACTACATTCCATCCCGCCCGGCCGTTACTCAGATAGTCTAGAGAAGCAAACTTACGTGCCAGGGTGTAGGGTTCTTCATAAGTGGTTGAGGCAGTAGCAATGAAGCCAACATGTTTGGTTAGTGGAGCCAGCGCAGAAAATAGCGTTACTGGCTCAAACTTAGCTAATTTGCCATTGCGTTGCTGTACCTCTGGTTCATTGTTGTCTTGGAGGCTGGGGCTATCGGCAAGGAAAACCGCATCAAATAAGCCGCGTTCGGCAGTCTGGGTAATTTCTTTGTAATGCTCGAAATTTAGTCCAGCATCGGCTTGTGAATCGGGGTGTCGCCAAGCGGCAATATGGTGTCCGGTAGCTTGAATGAATGCACCTAAACGAAGCTTGCGTGTTGTACTCATCTACTTTTTTATATAGTGCGTTAGCGGAAGGTATTGCTGATTTCTGTATGGCTAATGATTTTTCATGCCTGCCTAAGGGAGGTGCAGACATGAAAAATTGATTTAGACTAACACCAATCTTTCATCCACTTGTTTGACGGCAAAACCATTACCTGGACGACGTAGACCTAGATTTTCACGCAAGGTATTGCCTTCGTATTCGGTACGGAACAGTCCGCGTTTCTGGAGGACGGGGACGACTAGGTTAATGAAGTCGTCCAACCCTGTAGGTAGGATGGGCGGCATGATATTAAAGCCATCTGCTGCACCGTTGTTAAACCATTCTTCTAGTTGGTCGGCAATGGTTTCGGGAGTACCAAGGATGGTGCGATGACCTCTGGCGGTAGCAAGAGAAAGATACAACTGCCGCAGTGTTAGAGTGCCACGAGTAGCTAGATCCCTGACTAGTTTGAGACGACTCTTGTTGTTGTTGGTATCGCTGGGTAGTTCGGGAGTTAGATCATCTAGAGAATATTTCGATAAATCGACACCTTTGTAATAGTTTTTCAAAATACCCCAGGCGACATCAGGGTGAATCAAGGATTGTAGAAACTCGTACTTTTCTTGAGCTTCTGATTCGGTACGGCCAATGATTGGGAAAGCACCAGGCATAATTTTGAGGTCGTCTGGCGATCGCCCATATTTTGCTAATCTACCTTTGATATCAGCATAAAATTCCTGGGCATCGGCTAGGGTTTGATTAGCTGTGAAGATGACTTCGGCTGTACGCGCAGCCAAGTCTCGTCCGGCTTCAGAGGCTCCAGCCTGCACAATTACTGGATAGCCTTGGGGTGGACGACCGACGTTTAAAGGGCCTTTTACAGAAAAATGTTTGCCTTTGTGATTGAGTGTATGCAGTTTATTTGGATCGAAATAGATACCAGATTCTTTGTCACGGATGAAGGCGTCGTCTTCCCAGCTATCCCATAGTCCTTTCACCACTTCCACAAACTCTTCAGCACGTTCGTAACGCTGGCTGTGTTCTGGGTGTTGGTCGTGACCGAAATTCAGAGCGGCATTTTCATTGCCTGTGGTGACTACATTCCAGCCCGCCCGACCTTTGCTCAGATAGTCCAAAGAGGCAAACTTACGTGCCAGGGTGTAGGGTTCTTCATAGGTGGTGGAGGCAGTAGCAATGAAGCCGATGTTTTGGGTGACGGAGGACAAAGCCGAGAACAGGGTGACCGGCTCAAAATGAGCAAGTTTTCCATTGCGTTTCTGAGTTTCCGGAGCGCCGCCCCAGATGCCTGGGCTGTCTGCTAGAAAAACTGCATCGAACAAGCCACGTTCAGCAGTCTGGGTAATTTCTTTGTAATGCTCGAAATTCAAACCAGCATCTGCCTGTGAATCGGGGTGCCGCCAAGCTGAAATATGATGTCCAGTTGCTTGAATAAATGCACCTAAACGAAACTTACGTGTTTTGTTCATAATGTTTTGTTGTTTTCTGATAGTGCGTTAGCGCTGGATCTACAGTCGGTATTGCTTTGTGTATACCCTTCGGAGTTTTCATGTCTGCCTCAGAGATGTCTAAAGCAGATATGAAAACACACTGAATGTAATGATGGAATGCTTTGGCAACAACCAAACTTATTTGCAGAAGCTGATACCATTTTGGATTTTGCGGAAAGTCTGAACGTCGGCTTGGGGCGTTGGCGCAGCCCGCCGTTCGCGGTAGCGTCTCTGAAAGAGAAGGCACCATAACTTTCCAAGACAGATTTTAGATTGTGAAAGAGTTAGCACATAAGCTTTTTGGCTATCCATCTGTCCCAATCATTTTTCAAATTGGTATTACTAATTGCTCTACAAGGTGTGAAATGACGGAACTGTATGTCAGGTTGATACCAGAGCAAAACTAGAGATGCTACTGCTTGGCGATTTAATTACCATAAATTTCTATAGCAATTTGAGTTAGCAGATACAGTTTACACAATACACACAAAAAAAAATGTACTGGAAATCACAATTGCATGATAAACGAATTATTAGTGTTTCAAACATTAAGTATTGCAAACTTGGCGATCGCTCGTCATTGGGCATAGGAAGGGGACGCTCTTACGCAGGGACATGGAGCATTGGACAGTGAACAGTTAACTGATAACTGATAACTGTCAACTCCCCATCTCCCTCATCCCCCTCATCTCCCTCATCTCCCCACTCCCCACTCCCCATCTCCCCACTCCCAAGGAATAAGATAATTTACCCCATCACCGCCACTATCCCGGTTATACTCTCTACAGTTAACCGTTACCATTGACTTTTTATGCCTGAAAATTGGATGCTTCCCAGGATTTTTCCCATTGGTGGAATTCTGTTTGACTTTTTATTTGTACTGATTGCTATCCCCATCGAAGCATATGTTTTGCACAAACGACTAAAATTTGATAAAAGAACTAGCACTTTTTATGCTATTTCGATTAATTTGTTTTCTAGTGTAATTGGTTGGTTTATATTTTTTGTCTCCGAACCAATGTTGCCAATACAGGTGAAATCAGAGTTAATTAATTATATGTTCTTTAATACTTTTAAATCGGCTAGTACACAGACTCTAATAATTTTAACTGCCTTTATAATTTTCTTTGCTACTTTTATCATGAAATTTTTGCTATTGAGAGTTTTGCTTGTATCCTTATTAAAGGAACCATTTGCTCAAAAAGAAGATGATATTCAAGTATTTCAAAGACAAAAATGGCGCGCATTTAGCAGTGCAAAATTACAAAATACAAATGTAGTTACCACTGTATTGATAGCAAATTCGCTGAGTTATAGTGTGATAACCTTTATTTTAATGCTTCGCTCCAAGTAGGAAGAAATTAATTGTTTTATTCAGAGCAAGTCCAATGATTAATCAGGTGTAGGGAGAAACATGAATACACTATTTAAAGATTTATTTGGGGTTTTCAAATTTGTTGAAGGGCTTTACGCAGGAATTAGAAAGATATTAGTTCCACCCAAAGCTTATTCTTGGCAGACATTTATTTATATGAGTGTTTTTTCTTGGGTACTTTCATATTTTGCTACAGGTTATATAAAAGATATAATTGCATTTTTTGGTTGGTTGTTTTTAATTGCTGGTACAGCTTGGTACACAACAGAAGATCCTTTGAGGGTTCCTGGTACTTTTATGCCTGTGGGAGCAGTAATCACCGGATTTTTAGTTAGTGTTTTTGCATTTGGAAGTCAAAAGGATGTAATTACACCAACAACAATTGTTTTTTGGCCGACAATTTCAGCACTAATTACGGCAATACCAGAATTTATTGAAGGAAGTGATACAGATGCTAAAGCTCAAATTCCTAAGCCAGAAGACCGCCAAAAAATCATAATTTTAGTTGCTAGCAGTATGTTGCTAAGCTGCTGGATTCAGTTTTATTTTGTAGTAGATAATTGGTTAGAACAATATCCCAGTTTACAGACAGATAATTTTAAACGTAGTACTTTTGTTGTCATGACTGAAGAACCAGCTAAGGTACCTCAAAATGGAATTTTAATTTTAAACAAACTTGAACCAATAGTAGAAGAACAAATAGCCCAAACACCTTGGTCGGAAGTAGAAAAATGGTTGTTAGATGCAAAACAGCGAGTAGGAAGTTTGGGTAGGGGAGTAATTCAAAAAAATCTCGTCAAATATGAAGAGAAGGAATTATGGCGTGTTGAACCGCGTGTATCGAATACTAAGTCTGGGTATATATTAGATTTACTCAGTATCTGGGTAGGTCCGAGTTCTAATCCACGAGGGTATTACTTAAAGAAATCTTGTCGGATTGAACCAGTTGCAGCAACCAACAAATCGGGGAATAAAATTACAGTTGGAGAAATTGAATGCGATCGCCTGAATAAATTTATCGCTGGATCGCCGCCTCCGCAGCAGTGAAGAGTGGGGAGTGGGGAGTGGGGAGTGGGGAGATGAGGGAGATGGGGGAGATGGGGGAGATGAGGGAGATGAATTAATAACCAATGAATAATGACAAATGACAACCAAAATTTTTGTACTCGCTAAGAATGTGTTTCAGGAAGTGATACGCGATCGCATACTATATATTATTGGTTTTTATGCGTTAATACTCGCCGCCGCTTTCGGTGTCCTTCCTGAATTTGCAGCTGCTACCGAAGACAAAATTTTTTTAGATTTTGGTATGGCGGCCATGAATGCGATCGGGTTAATTGTGACGATATTTGTTGGTACAGGACTAGTTAATAAAGAAATTGAAAAACGCACTATCTTAGTATTAATTGCTAAACCTGTTAGCCGCAGTGAAATCATTGTTGGTAAGTATCTGGGATTATCCGCAGTTTTAGCGGTACTGATAGCCATGATGACAGCAATTTATCTGTTATTTCTGCAATTTGGTAACATTGCTCATCCAACGGCGAGTATTTTAATTGCGGCAATTTTCTTATTTTTACAGTTGTCACTAGTCACCGCTGTGGCTCTTGCCTTCGGTGTTTTCACTGCTTCCCTGTTGGCCACTGTTTTAACTTTTGCGGTGTATTTAATCGGGAATATTACCCAAGATTTAGTACAATTTGGTCGTCTTAGTCGCAACGTTGGGATAGAACGTTT
It encodes the following:
- a CDS encoding ABC transporter permease, translating into MTTKIFVLAKNVFQEVIRDRILYIIGFYALILAAAFGVLPEFAAATEDKIFLDFGMAAMNAIGLIVTIFVGTGLVNKEIEKRTILVLIAKPVSRSEIIVGKYLGLSAVLAVLIAMMTAIYLLFLQFGNIAHPTASILIAAIFLFLQLSLVTAVALAFGVFTASLLATVLTFAVYLIGNITQDLVQFGRLSRNVGIERLTQGLFLILPDLSRLDLKNNAVYGLQALPDTTTLIANASYGLVYSVMLLAIAILIFSQREF
- the fraC gene encoding filament integrity protein FraC; this translates as MPENWMLPRIFPIGGILFDFLFVLIAIPIEAYVLHKRLKFDKRTSTFYAISINLFSSVIGWFIFFVSEPMLPIQVKSELINYMFFNTFKSASTQTLIILTAFIIFFATFIMKFLLLRVLLVSLLKEPFAQKEDDIQVFQRQKWRAFSSAKLQNTNVVTTVLIANSLSYSVITFILMLRSK
- the fraD gene encoding septal junction protein FraD, with the protein product MNTLFKDLFGVFKFVEGLYAGIRKILVPPKAYSWQTFIYMSVFSWVLSYFATGYIKDIIAFFGWLFLIAGTAWYTTEDPLRVPGTFMPVGAVITGFLVSVFAFGSQKDVITPTTIVFWPTISALITAIPEFIEGSDTDAKAQIPKPEDRQKIIILVASSMLLSCWIQFYFVVDNWLEQYPSLQTDNFKRSTFVVMTEEPAKVPQNGILILNKLEPIVEEQIAQTPWSEVEKWLLDAKQRVGSLGRGVIQKNLVKYEEKELWRVEPRVSNTKSGYILDLLSIWVGPSSNPRGYYLKKSCRIEPVAATNKSGNKITVGEIECDRLNKFIAGSPPPQQ
- a CDS encoding LLM class flavin-dependent oxidoreductase, with protein sequence MNKTRKFRLGAFIQATGHHISAWRHPDSQADAGLNFEHYKEITQTAERGLFDAVFLADSPGIWGGAPETQKRNGKLAHFEPVTLFSALSSVTQNIGFIATASTTYEEPYTLARKFASLDYLSKGRAGWNVVTTGNENAALNFGHDQHPEHSQRYERAEEFVEVVKGLWDSWEDDAFIRDKESGIYFDPNKLHTLNHKGKHFSVKGPLNVGRPPQGYPVIVQAGASEAGRDLAARTAEVIFTANQTLADAQEFYADIKGRLAKYGRSPDDLKIMPGAFPIIGRTESEAQEKYEFLQSLIHPDVAWGILKNYYKGVDLSKYSLDDLTPELPSDTNNNKSRLKLVRDLATRGTLTLRQLYLSLATARGHRTILGTPETIADQLEEWFNNGAADGFNIMPPILPTGLDDFINLVVPVLQKRGLFRTEYEGNTLRENLGLRRPGNGFAVKQVDERLVLV
- a CDS encoding carboxylesterase family protein, producing the protein MSVEQRSGLLPYLFSSVSEDTNKPAPLVLFLHGARDRGTDLNVLLKWGLPRFVNESSPLPYFFAAPQLPEEQTWVDRESDVIALLDELIASQPIDPSRVILSGFSLGTAGTWHIGASHPDRFAGLVAVSGRVPKTLEASQIAALKEIPIQIFQGAKDEKLPIEDTQQIVDTLRGLGGIVDFTVFPEGDHFIADEVYGDSKLQKWLISQNRRNAALVV
- a CDS encoding LLM class flavin-dependent oxidoreductase, whose translation is MSTTRKLRLGAFIQATGHHIAAWRHPDSQADAGLNFEHYKEITQTAERGLFDAVFLADSPSLQDNNEPEVQQRNGKLAKFEPVTLFSALAPLTKHVGFIATASTTYEEPYTLARKFASLDYLSNGRAGWNVVTTGNENAAGNFGRDQHLEHSQRYERAEEFVEVVKGLWDSWEDDAFIRDKESGIYFDPNKLHTLNHKGKHFSVKGPLNVGRPPQGYPVIVQAGASEVGRELAAQTAEVIFTANQTLEDAQEFYADVKGRLAKYGRQPDDLKIMPGVFPVIGRTEEEAQEKYEFLQSLIHPSVAWGLLKTRYKGIDLSGYSLDDLAPPLPSDTNGGKSRLKLLTDLVNRGNLTLRQLYLSVATARGHRTIIGSPESIADQLEEWFNNDAADGFNIMPPILPTGLDDFVNLVIPVLQKRRLFRTEYEGNTLRENLGLSRPSNGFAVKQVDERLVLA
- a CDS encoding amidohydrolase family protein, with the protein product MTEYSRLKTSHSAAIRATLDYPVIDTDVHTNDFTPAFEDYIANYGGAKLVDELRKAEASRLNSKSNGKDWYQQTPQERQRNRTIRSPWWARVTRNTLDLATYTLPALLYERQAEQGSDYSVLFPNNVLAPAGASPENRQALQRAVNHYHADIYRKYSDRLTPVAGIPMSNPQEAIEELEFAVKTLGLKVANIPGGVKRPIKAIAEKYPADQFPEIAKYASYIDFYGLDSEYDYDPFWAKAVELGVPITTHYGSQGWTGRSSISNYMNNHIGHFADGSQAFAKALFFGGVTKRFPQLRVGMLEGGADWGAHVYIHLVDRFSKRNPKGLENYNPEFTNSDELFELFERFGGEITEGYELSKEELTKTVLGSSFSRHSRQPVASELNDFGAAGIETIEDIRDRWVNSFFFGSESDDRTIAAAFNDKANPLNVKINAIYSSDVGHWDVPDLTSPLAESWDLVKEGVISEADFKSYVFANPYKFYTEANPDFFKGTAIESKVGNIESQQLDKNLALA